The genomic DNA GCTATACACAGGAAGAACAGCTAAGTATTGATACAGTCCATGATGCATTTGAAGTCCTTCAAAAAAAGAAAAACGATTTCGACAGTAACAAAGGAACAGTTAAAACATATATCTTTCAAATTGCTTACCGTTTACTTATCAACAAATTAAACCGCCGAAAAAGATGGCGTGCCATTTTACCATTTCTAGTACCTGTTTCGACACAAACGTTCTCTACAGATGAGAAAATGGCCGTACAACAAGCGATTGCCAATTTAAATGAAAAGCATCGTGCTGTCATTTTACTTGCTTATTATGAGGATTTACCACAAGAAGAAATTGCACAAATTTTATCAATTCCGCTCGGTACTGTAAAATCAAGGTTACATCATGCGATAAAATTATTAAAGGAAGCATTAAAGGAGGATTTTCATGCTGAAGGATGAATTCACAACTGAAGAGACGTTGAAGAAGAGATTAGATGAATACACCGTGGTCATACCTAAAGAAAAGCTTTCTATGAAACAAACGAGGTGGCAACGATTTATTCGTTATGTCGCATCACCAACAAAAGATCCATTAGAAACGATTCATACAACCTCAACGGGATTGAAATTATTTAGAACAATCCCACTGGCAAGTGCTGTCTTTATTACTGCCATTCAATTGTTATTGCAGTTTTAAAAGGGATTAATATTTGGGAGACTTATATTGCGGAAAATTTAGAGAGATGAATGAAGTGTTAGATGGAAGAAGAAATGGGGAGTATAAATTATTTTGTGTAATTGGAATTTTTTACAATAGCCATGGCGATACTTTTAACAGTGCTCTTGCTCATTAGGGGGATAGGGCAATGCTGGGGAGCAACCCGAGCACCTAATGGGATTCTGCCAAAAAGGGAGGGACAATCTGTTCCTCTTTTTTTGTTTCCTTTTTGGGAGAACCAAAAGCGAAAAACCCATTGGGCGGTAGCCCAATCCTTAAATGATCAGTTCATCTTTAATTCTGTCTTCGAAGATAATGGCTAATTGTGATATACATTCTTTCCATGCCCTTACCGGCATAGTCCACTTCTTTGAAATTTCCATTGTTGCCAAATAGATAATCTTCTTTAGGGACTCATCAGTTGGATAAGCTGTTTTCGTTTTTGTGACTTTTCTAAGCTGTCTGTGATAGCCTTCTATCGTATTGGTTGTATAAATGAGTCTTCTAATCTCTGCAGGGTAGCTAAAGTAAGCAGTAAGTTCCAACCAGTTGGCCTCCCAGGATTTAATAATGATCGGGTGTTTCTTACCCCATTTCTCATTGAAGTTGGAGAATTCAAGTTCTGCCTCTTCCAAAGTGAGCGCTTGATAGACTTTCTTTAAATCTGCCATGACAGCCTTTTGTTCTTTATACGATACATATTTCATGGAATTACGAATCTGATGGATGACACACAGCTGAATATCTGTTTGTGGAAAGACAGAATGAATCGCCTCAGAAAAGCCCGAAAGGTTATCCTTGCAGGCGATGAGGATGTCCTGCACCCCTCTATTTTTCAGGTCATTACAGACGCCTAGCCAAAAACTTGCACTTTCGTTCTCCCCAATCCCATATTCCAAGGATTTCTTTATGGCCCGACAGATTAATCCCCAAAACACTATAGGCAGCTTTATTTACTATTCGGTTCTCTTTCCTGACCTTGAAGTGAATGGCATCTAGGAATACGATAGGATAAACCCTATCCAATGGCCGGGATTGCCACTCAGCTATCAAAGGCATAATCTTATCGGTCACCTTGCTTACCATTGCGGGTGAGATGTCAATCCCATACAGGTCTTTCATCTGGTCTTCAATGTCCCTCGTTGACATTCCCTTGGAGTAAAGACCAATAATTTGATCTTCCAATCCGTTGGCGGTTGTTTCATATTTCTTGATAATCTGTGGTTCATATTCACCTTTTCGATCCCTTGGAATGCTTAATTCAGCATTGCCGAATTTAGTTTTAATTGTTTTTTTACTATAGCCATTACGACTGTTTCCAGAGTGGTCACCTGCATTATCATGCTTGGCATAGCCCAATTGATCATCGATTTCTGCTTCAAAGACATGTTGGATGGTTTCCTTAAAAAGTTCCTTTAATTTTCCTTGAATATCTTCAACTGTACGGCAGTCTTTGGCTAATTCCTTCGCTAATAAGTTTGTTTTGTTTTGCATAATTGATCATCTCCTTAGTTGGTAAGTTTAACCAATTACACAAAACTTTTTACATTCTCAAGAAATGTAATCAAAAATGATAGAAGCCAGAGATGACTTTTTATCACATGGTATACTTTTTGCAAGTCGATTACTTGAATAGGTTCAATCAAAACAAAAACAATTACGCGATCTGCGAATGCAACATCGTTTTGAAAGAAAGTGATCGAAATGGCGTTTTTCTTTATGACTAGTATTAAATTTTTATATCATCCTTTAAGTTGATACCATCTTGTTTCTTCATATCCATGCGACATCTCTACACTCTCCTATGTACCCTTCCGTTTCCAACGTATCTCTTCATAGGTAGTCATCTCTCTGGCAAATGCCATGATGATTTTCTGTGTTTAGGGGGGGTGATGTCTGCACCTCCTTGTTCTTCAAGATTTAAGATTGTTCAGCCCTTCATTTCCTTAGAAACTACTATGGCGTCTGCTGACTCCTCACAATTCATTGGATTATCACTAATACCATTGTTAATTCAATAACCCTTGTGAGACCTCCCCAGGTAAGAGTTATAACTTTCCTCCCATGTAACCGCTGCATTTACTGTATGGAACTCGTGCAGTATCGGACTTTGTCATGTTTGGCAGACTCGTCCAATTCCAAGTCAGCCTTGTATGCAGTTTCTGTTCGTCAGTTCAGGAGTTTGCTTCCAGCTTCCTTCAGATTCCATTTCACAATGGACACCCTTGCTTTCAGCTAACAGTTCCTACTGCCAAGCCTGTAGTGGACTTTCACCACCAAGTTATAACCCATGCCGGGCGCACCAAAAATAACCCCGCCACAAAAGTTGATGTGACGGGGTTATTAAGCGATTAACCGATTGAACCTTCCATCTCAAACTTGATCAGACGGTTCATTTCAACTGCATATTCCATTGGTAATTCTTTTGTAAATGGTTCGATGAAGCCCATGACGATCATTTCGGTTGCTTCTTGTTCAGAGATGCCGCGGCTCATGAGATAGAACAGCTGCTCTTCTGACACTTTTGATACTTTTGCTTCGTGCTCCAATGAAATATGATCGTTTAAAATTTCATTGTATGGAATCGTATCAGAAGTGGATTCGTTATCCATAATTAACGTATCGCATTCGATATTAGCACGAGCGCCTTCGGCTTTTCTGCCAAAGTGAACGATTCCGCGGTATGTTACTTTACCGCCGTGTTTTGAAATTGATTTTGATACGATTGTTGAAGAAGTATTTGGTGCTAAGTGGATCATTTTCGCTCCTGCGTCTTGATGCTGGCCTTTTCCTGCGATCGCAATTGATAATGTCATACCGCGGGCACCTTCGCCTTTTAAAATAACTGCAGGATATTTCATCGTCAGCTTAGAACCAATATTTCCGTCAATCCATTCCATTGTTGCATTTTCTTCGCAGACTGCACGCTTCGTCACAAGATTGAAGACGTTGTTTGCCCAGTTTTGGATTGTTGTATAACGGCAGTAAGCATTTTTCTTAATAATAATTTCAACTACTGCACTGTGTAACGAGTTTGTCGTATATACTGGCGCTGTACAGCCTTCTACGTAGTGAACATGTGCTCCTTCATCAACGATAATCAGTGTCCGTTCAAATTGTCCCATATTTTCCGAATTAATTCGGAAGTAAGCTTGCAGCGGAGTATCTACTTTCACGCCTTTCGGGACGTAAATGAATGATCCTCCTGACCAAACTGCTGAGTTTAAAGCGGCAAACTTATTGTCTGTAGGCGGAATTACTTTTGCCCAATGTTCACGGAATATGTCTTCATTTTCCTTTAATGCAGAATCTGTATCTTTAAATACAATTCCTTGTGCTTCCAGATCTTCTTTCATATTATGGTAAACAACTTCAGATTCGTACTGTGCTGATACTCCTGCTAAATACTTTTGCTCAGCTTCTGGAATCCCAAGCTTATCAAAAGTCGCCTTAATCTCTTCTGGCACTTCGTCCCATGATTTTTCAGAACGCTCTGATGGTTTTACATAGTACGTAATCTCATCAAAGTGTAACCCTGATAAATCGCCGCCCCATTGAGGCATTGGCATATGATAAAAATGCTCTAAAGATTTTAAGCGAAAGTCTAACATCCATTGCGGCTCTTCTTTCATGCGTGAAATTTCCTCGACAATTTCCCGCGTTAATCCACGCTTAGATCGGAAGATGGAGACGTCTTTATCATGAAAACCGTATTTATAATCACCGATCTCCGGCATTTTTTTTGCCATCGTCGTATTCCTCCATTCTTTTTAAGCGGATTGTTTTTTCCGCATTCAATTTTTAATGCTCTTCCTTAACCCCTTTTTCCATAGCCTTCCACGCTAAAGTTGCACATTTGATGCGGGCTGGAAATTTAGCAACACCTTGTAATGCTTCAATATCACCAAAATCAATCTCGTCTTCGTGATATTCTTTACCTTGCATCATATCTGAAAAAATCGCAGACAGCTTTAAAGCTTCTTCTACTGTTTTTCCTTTTATTGCTTGTGTCATCATGGAAGCTGATGACATAGAAATGGAACAGCCTTCTCCTTCAAACTTTGCATCCATTACTTTTTTATCCTCAATCTTCATCGTTAACTGAATTCGATCACCACAAGTTGGGTTATTCATATTGACAGTTAAACAACCTTCTTCAAGCACCCCTTTATTGCGGGGATTTTTATAGTGATCCATAATAACTTGACGATAAAGGGTATCGAGATTTTTAAAAGACATCGCTGAAATACTCCTTTGTTTTGACAAGTCCCTCAACGAGCTTGTCAATCTCATCTTCTGTGTTGTACAGATAGAAGCTTGCGCGAGCTGTTGCTGATACATTTAGCCATTTCATTAACGGTTGTGCGCAATGGTGGCCAGCCCGTACGGCAATCCCTTCTGCATCTAATACAGTCGCTACATCGTGTGGGTGAACATCATCAAGATTAAACGTAACGAGTCCAGCACGTTTTGCAGGGTCTTTTGGTCCATATATTGTCAAACCTTCAACTGCTGACATTTTTTCTAAAGCGTAAGCCGAAAGTTTATGTTCATGCTCAGCAATTGTATCAAGACCAATGTCTTCTAAAAAGTCAATTGCTGCCCCGAGACCAATTGCTCCGGCAATAATCGGCGTTCCGCCTTCAAACTTCCAAGGGAGTTCTTTCCAAGTAGACTCATATAAATCAACAAAATCTATCATTTCCCCGCCAAATTCAACTGGCTCCATACTTTCTAACAAATGCTTTTTACCATAGAGTACCCCAATCCCTGTTGGTCCACACATTTTATGACCAGAAAATGCGAGAAAATCACAATCCAAATCTTGTACATCCACTTTCAAATGCGGGGCACTTTGGGCGCCGTCGACAACCATCATTGCTCCATGAGCGTGGGCAATTTTTGCGATCTCTTTAATTGGATTAACAACGCCAAGAACATTAGAAACGTGCATAATCGAAACAATTTTCGTATGATGAGTCACTACTTTTTTGACGTCATCAAGAGAAATCGTTCCATCCTCTTGAAGCGGAACATATTTAAGCGTTGCACCGGTCTTTTTCGCCAATTGCTGCCAAGGGATGATATTGCTATGATGTTCCATATAAGAGATTACAATTTCATCACCTTCAGAAACATTTGCTGTTCCATAGCTTACTGCAACTGTATTAATTGCTGTCGTTGTTCCTCTTGTAAAAATGACTTCTTCAGTTGATTTAGCGTTAATAAATTTCCGTACCTTTTCCCGAGCGCCTTCGTAGCCGTCAGTTGCCTTTGTTCCTAACGTATGAACGCCTCTGTGAACATTTGAATTATAAGTTTTATAATAATTATTTACCGCTTCAATCACTTGAATTGGCTTTTGGGAAGTTGCAGCACTATCAAGGTAAACAAGCGGACTCTCATTCACCTCTTGAGCTAATATCGGAAACATTTTACGAATATCTTTGATATTCATTATTTAACTTTCCTTTCGATTACTTCGATGAGCTGCTTTTTAACGCCTTCAATTGGAAGCTCATTAACGACTGGAGCTAAAAAGCCTTTAATAATTAAGCGCTCTGCTTCAGATTTCTCTATTCCGCGGCTCATTAAGTAATATAGTTGAACTGGGTCAACACGTCCGACAGACGCTGCATGACCTGCTGTTACATCGTCTTCATCAATTAATAAAATCGGGTTTGCATCACCGCGAGCCTTTTCACTTAACATTAAAACACGAGATTCTTGTTCGGCATTTGATTTAGATGCACCGTGCTCAATTTTACCAATCCCGTTAAAAATTGAAGAGGCACTATCTTTCATGACACCATGTTTCAAAATATAACCTTCTGAATTTTTACCATGGTGAATAATAGTAGTTGTAAAGTTTTGCGTTTGTTCACCTTTACCAACAACGACAGTCTTTGTATCTCCGTAAGAGCCATCACCGACTAAATTTGTTGTGTTGTCAGAAACTGTGTCACCATCATTCATTAATCCTAAAGCCCATTCAATGCGAGCATCTCGTCCAGCCACTCCGCGACGGTTTACATAGGTTGTCATTCCTGTTGCTAAGCTGTCTACAGCACCGTACTGAACTTTCGCATTCGCATTCGCAAATACTTCTGATACGATGTTTACAACTGCATCTTCTGCTTCAACTGTTGAAACATAGTTTTCGACGTACGTAACTGAACTATTATCTTCTGCTACAACGATAACGTGGTTAAAAATCGTTGCTTCTTTGTTATCGATCATATATACAGCTTGAATTGGAGCTGTAAGTTCAACGTTTTTAGGAACATAGAGAAAACTTCCGCCATTTACGAGTGCAGCATGGATAGCTGTTAAACGATGCTCATCAACCTTTACTCCGTCTTTCATAAAATATTTTTGCACTAGTTCACTATGCTGTTGAATCGCTGTAAAAATATCTGTAAAAATAACACCCTTTTCTTGCAATTCAGGTGATAACGATAAATAAGCAGGCGTATTATTTCTTTGTATATATAAGTTTTTTGATTCTTTGTCGACATCGATTAATATTTTTAATTGTTCTGGAAGCTCATTTAAGCTTTCGTAACGATTGCTGCTTACGACATGATTTTTAAACTGTGTAAAATTCCATTTATCTATTTTCGTTTTATCCGGCTTTGGCATTGGCAGTTGTTCAGCTTTTTCCAATGCTTGTAAACGCAGCTCTGTAAACCAAGCAGGCTCATCTTTCTCCTTTGAAAAAGAAGCTACATACTCCTTATCAAATGGCAATTTCGTTTCAATAGTCATTTTACCCCTCCTAACACTTACGCTTCTTGCCCAACTGTTTCGTCTTCAATACCGAGTTCTTGTTTGATCCAATCGTATCCTTCTGCTTCTAAACGCTGTGCAAGCTCAGGTCCACCTGATTTTACAATACGTCCTTGCATCATGACGTGTACATGGTCAGGAGTGATGTAATTTAACAGACGTTGATAATGGGTGATAATAAGGCAGCCAAACTGATCGCCACGCATTTCATTAATACCTTTGGAAACAACTTTTAATGCGTCAATATCAAGACCGGAATCAATTTCATCCAGAATAGCAATTTTCGGTTCTATCATTAGTAATTGTAAAATTTCATTGCTTTTTTTCTCACCGCCTGAGAAACCTTCATTTAAGTAGCGTTGTGCCATGTTTTGGTCCATTTCAAGAAAGTCCATTTTCTTATCCATTTCGCGAATAAACTTCATTAAGGAAATTTCGTTCCCTTCACCACGGCGGCTATTTATTGCGGATCGTAAAAAGTCAGCATTTGTTACACCGCTAATCTCACTTGGATATTGCATCGCTAAGAAAAGGCCTGCGCGAGCGCGTTCATCAACTTCCATCTCTAATACATCTTGATCATCAAGTGTAATTGAACCTTTCGTTACTTCATATTTTGGATGCCCCATAATAGCGGATGATAAAGTTGATTTACCAGTACCATTTGGTCCCATAATCGCATGGATTTCTCCGCCTTTAATTTCAAGATTTACACCCTTTAATATTTCCTTTCCTTCAATTTCAACATGAAGGTCTTTAATCGTTAAAGTAGATCCTGACATTGTCATACCTCCGTAAAAAATTTATCCAAACCTTAGCTAACGAGCTAAAATTGTCTATTCTCATTTTATTCTCATTACAATCTTATAACAAATGAAAAGTGTTAGCAACTCCTTCACACCCGTTTATAAATTTTTTAAACAAATATGTATAGAAATTATATATTCCGTAGTTTAGTCAGCTATGGAAACATGATTATTTTTTATTTGCAAGTAAAAATGTTAATCATTTCCTCATGGTTTTTTTCAATACGAAAAAGTCGCTCATTCCCTCTAGTCAAATATATCACCCTGAAAAAAGTTATATTGATATTAAATAATATTGTTGCTTTCATTAGACGATAGTATCACATGACTTTCTTTCATCTATGCTGAAATCACCTCGCCTGAAGATGCTAAATTGTACCCTATATAAAAAGGATAACATTCAGTTTATTATTACCGTAATCTCAACAATTCATTTATCTTGCTCATATATTTTTTGTCCCTCTTGTATAGGAAGAAAAAAATATATACTAACTATTAATGTCCTGTAAAACAAGTAATAATGCTAGATTAAAAAGTAGATATATATATATCAATATAACGAGATGTGTCTGTATGGCAAGACATAATGGTAAAAAAGTTGAAACGGTAAAGGATATTAGTGAAAATCATAAGTCTGTAATCAAGGGGCTAGAGAAGTGGGTGTGAACGAGAGTACTTTACATGACTAGGTGAAGAAGTATGATCCCAACTAGAGATAGAGCTGTCCAAACATTCTTGTATTGAATCTTTTCACGGTATTCTTAAACGTGAACTAGTGTATCAAACGACTTGCTCGAATAAATCGAGTTCTTCTACATCCCTTCAACGTTGGGATACTATAAACCGAATGGATGGGAATTTTGCGGTTTGATTTTACCTTCATAAAAACGTTTAAATCACTCTCTATTGTAAAATTGTTATGAAGGTCACCAAACGAAAATGCGATAGAAAAATCTGTGTCTATTTTCTTGACGTACTATTAAATAGAATAATAACTTACTATTACTCTACATCTATTTTTTCATCACTTTTTTCTATTTTCTTTTGTAATTCTTCCATAGTTTTATTTAATTCGATCAAGGCAGCATCGATTAATTCAGCTTTTTTTAGTTCATCATTACCCTTAATCGGGGGACCAAAAATAATAGTCGCCTTCTTCCCTTTAAAAATATCTGACAATTTAGTTGGGCCGGAATATGAAGCAGGTACAAGCGGCACTTGACCTTTCAAGGCAATCGTAACTGCTCCCCTTTTTAAAGGGACTTCTTCGCTTGTTCTTGTCCCACTAGGGAAAATACCAACACATTTACCCTCTTTTAACAGTTTAAGAGGAATCTTTAAAGTACTTGAACCGGGATTTTCTCTATTTACAGGAAAAGCATTAATAGATCTAAGAAATTTATCTACAAGCTTTGAATTGAACAATTCCTTCTTTGCCATAAAATGCACTTGGGTAGGATATACCGCTAAAGCTAACATAACAACATCTACCCAGCCTCGATGAGTACAAGCAACAACATATTTGTCGTTTGTAGGAACATAGTTTTTACCTTCAACCTTCAATAAACGAAATAATTTAACTAACCTATAAAGAATTGTACTTATTAGGTGATACATATATTTCCTCCACTATCATATTGTTATTTCAATAAAATACCTTTTATCAGAGAATATTACGATTACTTTTAAAAAGTATAGAATTTTTTTAATAATCAGCAATTAAACAAGAAAGTGATCATCAAACGAGACAGTTAGGTAAATCGTTTTTTGCACAAAATTACATAAAATCAACCCCTAGATTGTAGATAGCATTTTCTATGCGCCTTACTTATTACTACTCACGAACTACTTTAACATACTAGCTACAACTGGAAAAAAGTATGGAAAAGAAAAATGCATTCGTTGTTCAACAACTCATTTTTGGAAACAATTAGAAGACACAGTCGTTATTAATATACAATTTAACCATTCAAGATTCAATAAATTAGAGTGTCCCGCTTCTAAATACAAGCAGAATAAGAGAATTGCTTCTCGTTAATTCAACACTGTGGAATGATGTGTATTCAGATGAAAAACAGCAGTTAACTTCTTTTGATTCATTTCCCGCTTATTCCTTTGACATCATACTCATTCATTACTTTGATTTCCTTGCTATATAAATTTATCTACAGAATAATTTTAAGGATCAAGTTGTCATGAGAATGATTGCTCTTATGGATTTATGCAAATATTCAAATATCAATCTTCAACTCTAAGAGTTCGGAAAATCCCATAAACCCAATATAAATCAATAAATCTATATCATATAGCCCTCCATTTACTAAAGCTACATTATAAAATGCACTCCTTGTTAAAAAACCGGACCCAAGTTTACTGCTTTCTTCACTTCATCATATATTTTTTTACGCCTTTTTAGCTGTCACCATATTGGTTGATTTACCATAATGTAAACTGAGGTATTCTGCATTTATGATTTAATTCATGTTTGTTGAATAAGTGAAATTCCTGAGGAAATAAGGAGGTTTTACTTATATGGAAGCTGATCAGAAAAAGGTTAGTGTTATTCTTTCTTCCTATAATGCGAAAGAACGGCTTTTTTTAGCTCTTTCTTCATATCATGATCAAGACTATCCAAAAGAGCATTTTGAAGTCATTGTCGTCGATGATGGCTCTACAGATGAAACGTATAAAATGATTCGTACATTAAATGTTCATTATCATTTAAAATATATTCGTCATGTTAAAAACTTAGGAAGAGCGTGTGCACGAAACAGCGGCATTAAAGCGGCGTCTGGAGAAATCATTATTTTCAGTGATAGTGATATGATTGCAGAACCAACTTTTATTTCTAAACACGTTTTGCATCATAAGAAAAATGACAACATTTTTGTTTGTGGTTCCTTTTGGAATAAAATTAACAAAAATTACAATGAGAAAAAAGGAAGATATCTCCCACCGATCAATCCGATTGTGATTAAAAACAAACAAATTTTCAAAACTTCCTCTAAACAGGCTTTTGCACAGTTTTATGAATCATTTCAAGAGTATTATGGAACTAATTTAGAAGGATTTGAGTTTCCTTGGATGTATTTTATTGTCATGAACTGTTCTGTCAAATTAAAACATTTAAAACGAGTTGGATTGTTTGATGAACAGTTTAAACGGTACGGCGGAGAAGATGAAGAGATGGGATACCGTCTTTGGAAAGGCGGCTTAAAAGGAATTGTTGATCCGTCGATAAAAAATTATCATTTAGAACATGATCGTTCTACAAATCAACAAGATGACAGTTATCAAAATATTCATTATATCATTCAAAAACACGCAGAAATAAACCCAATTATGTATTATTTTATCGATTTCATCGATGGTTTCGAGAAAAGTCGTTTATTACAAGACATGAAAAATGCAATAAAAGAAAAGATTGTCTCACCATCATTTGAGCAGAATTGTTTGCTTTTATTTATTCACTATAGTCGCAAAAGTAAAACACTTCAACCGCCTTCTTTATCACTAGAAATTAAAAAGCTACGAACCATTAAAAAATATCGTAAATTAGCTATGTTTCTCCAACAATTAATATTAAAAACTACAAAAAGGTGATACTAATGAAACAGTTTGGGATTATACCAGCAGCAGGCCTAGGAACGAGATTAGCCCCCTTGCCATTCTCAAAAGAAATGTATCCTATCGGTTACCAATCATATAATGAAGAGCTTAGGCCTTGTCCAGTTTCACAATATTTAGTTAAGTCTTTGAAGATGGCTGAAACTGATGAAGTTTTCTTTATCATCAATCAATCTAAAACGGACATTATGTCTTATTATTTAAACGGTCAGCAGTTTAACATGAACTTTTCCTATTTAATTCAAACGGAACCGAAAGGAATGGTCGATGCTTT from Bacillus aquiflavi includes the following:
- a CDS encoding RNA polymerase sigma factor: MRMMKTNEEWMKAYQLGDAEGFAILYERLHEPLYCFLYRYTQEEQLSIDTVHDAFEVLQKKKNDFDSNKGTVKTYIFQIAYRLLINKLNRRKRWRAILPFLVPVSTQTFSTDEKMAVQQAIANLNEKHRAVILLAYYEDLPQEEIAQILSIPLGTVKSRLHHAIKLLKEALKEDFHAEG
- the sufB gene encoding Fe-S cluster assembly protein SufB: MAKKMPEIGDYKYGFHDKDVSIFRSKRGLTREIVEEISRMKEEPQWMLDFRLKSLEHFYHMPMPQWGGDLSGLHFDEITYYVKPSERSEKSWDEVPEEIKATFDKLGIPEAEQKYLAGVSAQYESEVVYHNMKEDLEAQGIVFKDTDSALKENEDIFREHWAKVIPPTDNKFAALNSAVWSGGSFIYVPKGVKVDTPLQAYFRINSENMGQFERTLIIVDEGAHVHYVEGCTAPVYTTNSLHSAVVEIIIKKNAYCRYTTIQNWANNVFNLVTKRAVCEENATMEWIDGNIGSKLTMKYPAVILKGEGARGMTLSIAIAGKGQHQDAGAKMIHLAPNTSSTIVSKSISKHGGKVTYRGIVHFGRKAEGARANIECDTLIMDNESTSDTIPYNEILNDHISLEHEAKVSKVSEEQLFYLMSRGISEQEATEMIVMGFIEPFTKELPMEYAVEMNRLIKFEMEGSIG
- the sufU gene encoding Fe-S cluster assembly sulfur transfer protein SufU gives rise to the protein MSFKNLDTLYRQVIMDHYKNPRNKGVLEEGCLTVNMNNPTCGDRIQLTMKIEDKKVMDAKFEGEGCSISMSSASMMTQAIKGKTVEEALKLSAIFSDMMQGKEYHEDEIDFGDIEALQGVAKFPARIKCATLAWKAMEKGVKEEH
- a CDS encoding cysteine desulfurase is translated as MNIKDIRKMFPILAQEVNESPLVYLDSAATSQKPIQVIEAVNNYYKTYNSNVHRGVHTLGTKATDGYEGAREKVRKFINAKSTEEVIFTRGTTTAINTVAVSYGTANVSEGDEIVISYMEHHSNIIPWQQLAKKTGATLKYVPLQEDGTISLDDVKKVVTHHTKIVSIMHVSNVLGVVNPIKEIAKIAHAHGAMMVVDGAQSAPHLKVDVQDLDCDFLAFSGHKMCGPTGIGVLYGKKHLLESMEPVEFGGEMIDFVDLYESTWKELPWKFEGGTPIIAGAIGLGAAIDFLEDIGLDTIAEHEHKLSAYALEKMSAVEGLTIYGPKDPAKRAGLVTFNLDDVHPHDVATVLDAEGIAVRAGHHCAQPLMKWLNVSATARASFYLYNTEDEIDKLVEGLVKTKEYFSDVF
- the sufD gene encoding Fe-S cluster assembly protein SufD translates to MTIETKLPFDKEYVASFSKEKDEPAWFTELRLQALEKAEQLPMPKPDKTKIDKWNFTQFKNHVVSSNRYESLNELPEQLKILIDVDKESKNLYIQRNNTPAYLSLSPELQEKGVIFTDIFTAIQQHSELVQKYFMKDGVKVDEHRLTAIHAALVNGGSFLYVPKNVELTAPIQAVYMIDNKEATIFNHVIVVAEDNSSVTYVENYVSTVEAEDAVVNIVSEVFANANAKVQYGAVDSLATGMTTYVNRRGVAGRDARIEWALGLMNDGDTVSDNTTNLVGDGSYGDTKTVVVGKGEQTQNFTTTIIHHGKNSEGYILKHGVMKDSASSIFNGIGKIEHGASKSNAEQESRVLMLSEKARGDANPILLIDEDDVTAGHAASVGRVDPVQLYYLMSRGIEKSEAERLIIKGFLAPVVNELPIEGVKKQLIEVIERKVK
- the sufC gene encoding Fe-S cluster assembly ATPase SufC, which codes for MSGSTLTIKDLHVEIEGKEILKGVNLEIKGGEIHAIMGPNGTGKSTLSSAIMGHPKYEVTKGSITLDDQDVLEMEVDERARAGLFLAMQYPSEISGVTNADFLRSAINSRRGEGNEISLMKFIREMDKKMDFLEMDQNMAQRYLNEGFSGGEKKSNEILQLLMIEPKIAILDEIDSGLDIDALKVVSKGINEMRGDQFGCLIITHYQRLLNYITPDHVHVMMQGRIVKSGGPELAQRLEAEGYDWIKQELGIEDETVGQEA
- a CDS encoding lysophospholipid acyltransferase family protein, whose amino-acid sequence is MYHLISTILYRLVKLFRLLKVEGKNYVPTNDKYVVACTHRGWVDVVMLALAVYPTQVHFMAKKELFNSKLVDKFLRSINAFPVNRENPGSSTLKIPLKLLKEGKCVGIFPSGTRTSEEVPLKRGAVTIALKGQVPLVPASYSGPTKLSDIFKGKKATIIFGPPIKGNDELKKAELIDAALIELNKTMEELQKKIEKSDEKIDVE
- a CDS encoding glycosyltransferase family 2 protein gives rise to the protein MEADQKKVSVILSSYNAKERLFLALSSYHDQDYPKEHFEVIVVDDGSTDETYKMIRTLNVHYHLKYIRHVKNLGRACARNSGIKAASGEIIIFSDSDMIAEPTFISKHVLHHKKNDNIFVCGSFWNKINKNYNEKKGRYLPPINPIVIKNKQIFKTSSKQAFAQFYESFQEYYGTNLEGFEFPWMYFIVMNCSVKLKHLKRVGLFDEQFKRYGGEDEEMGYRLWKGGLKGIVDPSIKNYHLEHDRSTNQQDDSYQNIHYIIQKHAEINPIMYYFIDFIDGFEKSRLLQDMKNAIKEKIVSPSFEQNCLLLFIHYSRKSKTLQPPSLSLEIKKLRTIKKYRKLAMFLQQLILKTTKR